The genomic region CGCCGGCGCTGTCCGGAGGTAGCCTCCAGATCAGGAAACGCGTTCCTCCCGGTGGCAGCCGGCGTTGATCCGCGACTTCCTTCGTCCCCTCGGTCATCGAGTGCAGCGGAACGCGAGAAGCGTCTTCGTTCTGCCAGACGGTCGCAATCGCCCATCCCTCGATGTTCGGTAACACCCGCACCTCCGTGACCACGCCGTCGCTGAGTATCGACGCGTTGCCGGAAGTGTCGACCCCCGTCACCACCCGACGTACAACAAGTTCCTCATTCACTGATCAACCTCCAGATAGTTTGATAGCCTACTATATGACTAAATCCAACATTAAATCCACTCGATGGCTTGGTGCGGAGGACGTGTGAGTGCTCATCGGGTTCCGCTCGTCGACTATCTAATTCTGGAGGGCGAGCCGCATCTCGTCGCGCACGAGTGCCTCGCCTGCGGCGCGCGGTACTTCGATCGGCGCAACGGCTGCGCGGCTTGCGAGGGAGCGGAGTTCCGGGACGTCGACGTGGCCACCGAGGGTGAGCTGCGAGCGTTC from Parafrankia discariae harbors:
- a CDS encoding cupin domain-containing protein; translated protein: MNEELVVRRVVTGVDTSGNASILSDGVVTEVRVLPNIEGWAIATVWQNEDASRVPLHSMTEGTKEVADQRRLPPGGTRFLIWRLPPDSAGENPAGMHETDTVDCVVVLSGQVTLVLGNGDQLELAPGDCLVQGGNLHHWRNKTSEPCVMAVFMVGAHRP